A single region of the Variovorax paradoxus genome encodes:
- the zwf gene encoding glucose-6-phosphate dehydrogenase: MSFDLVLFGGTGDLAWRKLMPALFQAFRHGSLPKDGRIVGVARDDLSDDQYRELIQSRFNAVEGAKRPSAEEFEKFASLLHYLRMDLSKPADYTRLAELLKQRNADTVVMYVATAPALFTQVVEQIAAAGLNGPTTRMVLEKPLGHDLASNRAINAAVCKVLEEKQVFRIDHYLGKPSVQNLFAMRFGNALFEPIWRREHIANIQITIAEDLGVEKRGAFYDQTGALRDMVQNHALQLVCAIGMEPPINSHADAIRDEKLKVLRALKPWTPETLGLHAIRGQYTAGTAYGERVPGYREEPGVDPDSRTETFVALRTEIANWRWAGVPLYIRTGKRLASRDARIEVNFRPTPHAIYRAPSGAVNKLVINLQPKDGLELHMLAQAQDNRRSNGHQSAAQLAPVQLDLDFDKRFGAERVGAYERLLLDVIDGRLNLFVRSDEQEEAWRWVEPLIDSWASDGGPRPYAAGTWGPSASSAMIARDGFSWGEEQ, translated from the coding sequence ATGAGCTTCGATCTCGTTCTGTTCGGCGGTACTGGCGATCTTGCATGGCGCAAGCTGATGCCCGCGCTGTTCCAGGCCTTCAGGCACGGCAGCCTGCCGAAAGACGGACGCATCGTCGGCGTGGCGCGGGACGACCTCTCGGACGACCAGTACCGCGAGCTGATCCAGTCGCGCTTCAATGCCGTGGAAGGCGCGAAGCGTCCCTCGGCCGAAGAGTTCGAGAAGTTCGCCTCGCTGCTGCACTACCTGCGCATGGACTTGTCCAAGCCGGCCGACTACACGCGGCTTGCCGAGCTGCTGAAGCAGCGCAATGCCGACACCGTGGTGATGTATGTGGCCACGGCACCCGCGCTCTTCACCCAGGTGGTGGAGCAGATCGCCGCGGCGGGCCTGAACGGACCGACCACCCGCATGGTGCTTGAAAAGCCGCTGGGCCACGACCTGGCGTCCAACCGCGCGATCAACGCCGCCGTGTGCAAGGTGCTCGAGGAAAAGCAGGTTTTCCGCATCGACCACTACCTAGGCAAGCCTTCGGTGCAGAACCTTTTCGCCATGCGCTTCGGCAACGCGCTGTTCGAGCCGATCTGGCGTCGCGAGCACATCGCCAACATCCAGATCACCATTGCCGAAGACCTGGGCGTCGAAAAGCGCGGCGCCTTCTACGACCAGACCGGCGCCTTGCGCGACATGGTGCAGAACCACGCGCTGCAGCTGGTCTGCGCCATCGGCATGGAACCGCCGATCAACTCGCATGCGGACGCCATCCGCGACGAAAAGCTCAAGGTGCTGCGCGCGCTCAAGCCCTGGACGCCTGAAACGCTGGGACTGCATGCCATTCGCGGGCAATACACGGCCGGCACGGCCTACGGCGAGCGCGTGCCGGGCTACAGGGAAGAACCTGGCGTGGACCCCGACAGCCGCACCGAGACCTTCGTGGCGCTGCGCACCGAAATTGCCAACTGGCGCTGGGCCGGCGTGCCGCTCTACATTCGCACCGGCAAGCGGCTGGCCTCGCGCGATGCTCGCATCGAGGTCAACTTCAGGCCGACGCCGCACGCGATCTACCGCGCGCCCTCGGGCGCCGTCAACAAGCTGGTGATCAACCTGCAGCCCAAGGACGGCCTGGAGCTGCACATGCTCGCGCAGGCGCAGGACAACCGCCGCAGCAACGGCCACCAGAGCGCCGCGCAGCTGGCGCCTGTGCAGCTCGACCTGGACTTCGACAAGCGCTTTGGCGCCGAACGCGTGGGCGCCTACGAACGGCTGCTGCTCGACGTGATCGACGGGCGCCTGAACCTGTTCGTGCGCAGCGACGAGCAGGAAGAAGCGTGGCGCTGGGTCGAGCCGCTGATCGACAGCTGGGCATCGGACGGCGGACCGCGCCCTTACGCGGCGGGCACCTGGGGCCCGAGCGCCTCGAGCGCGATGATTGCGCGCGACGGCTTCTCGTGGGGCGAGGAGCAGTAG
- a CDS encoding ABC transporter substrate-binding protein: MKKLFTAAALLGLSAAASAQGTVNVICSVQAEWCNVIATVYARTTGTRINMSLKGSGEALAQLIAEKDNPKTDVWFGGTGDPHLQAAEQGLTLEYKSPTLAQLHPWAQQQAKQSGYKTVGIYSGPLGFGYNPELLAKKKLPVPKTWADLLKPEYKGDIQVANPASSGTAYTMIATLVQLMGEDKAFEYLKALHKNVGQYTRSGTGPIKAVARGETAVSISFVHDGPGEKMQGFPVETITPSDGTGAEIGSMSIIKGARNLEAAKKFYEWALTPGAQELGAANKQFQLPSNSAAKLDPRIPDFKKIKFINYDYAKYGASAERRRLIARWEKDVNSLPR; encoded by the coding sequence ATGAAGAAGCTTTTTACTGCAGCGGCCTTGCTGGGCTTGTCGGCCGCCGCATCGGCCCAGGGCACGGTCAACGTGATCTGCTCGGTCCAGGCTGAATGGTGCAACGTGATTGCCACCGTGTATGCACGCACCACCGGTACCCGCATCAACATGTCGCTCAAGGGCTCGGGCGAGGCCCTGGCCCAGCTCATCGCCGAAAAGGACAACCCCAAGACCGACGTGTGGTTCGGCGGCACCGGTGACCCGCACCTGCAGGCGGCCGAGCAGGGCCTCACGCTCGAATACAAGTCGCCCACGCTGGCGCAGTTGCACCCGTGGGCCCAGCAGCAGGCCAAACAGTCGGGCTACAAGACGGTCGGCATCTATTCGGGTCCGCTGGGCTTCGGCTACAACCCCGAGCTGCTCGCCAAGAAGAAGCTCCCCGTGCCCAAGACCTGGGCCGACCTGCTCAAGCCCGAATACAAGGGCGACATCCAGGTGGCGAATCCTGCCTCCAGCGGCACGGCCTACACGATGATCGCCACGCTGGTGCAACTCATGGGCGAAGACAAGGCGTTCGAATACCTCAAGGCGCTGCACAAGAACGTGGGCCAATACACCCGTTCGGGCACCGGCCCCATCAAGGCGGTGGCGCGCGGCGAAACGGCGGTGTCCATCAGCTTCGTGCATGACGGCCCGGGCGAGAAGATGCAGGGCTTTCCGGTCGAGACCATCACGCCCAGCGACGGCACGGGCGCCGAGATCGGCTCCATGAGCATCATCAAGGGCGCGCGCAACCTCGAGGCCGCGAAGAAGTTCTACGAATGGGCGCTGACGCCCGGCGCGCAGGAGCTTGGCGCCGCCAACAAGCAGTTCCAGTTGCCGAGCAACAGCGCCGCCAAGCTCGATCCTCGCATTCCGGACTTCAAGAAGATCAAGTTCATCAACTACGACTACGCCAAGTACGGCGCCAGCGCCGAGCGCCGGCGCCTGATTGCGCGCTGGGAAAAAGACGTCAACTCGCTGCCGCGCTGA
- a CDS encoding ABC transporter permease: MGTVAAGAAPANPAAAASARRSQRWIWAWVALGFAAYLVLPWYAIQDATWYEAVPQVFGQAEGANGLMQAATQGRNWLFIGLAGLAMCAIGAWLPPGRSQGRWLLAGGALGAIGLAVAGFTIGARGWSVATLNAQFGELAVNQFGIGAGGFVALTALTLLAAFGIARLGLFKGDLFVAAAVIGCGVLMALFIAYPVSKALAGAFFNEEGQWSITAFIARVFTERIWGLGCIAGGVRCGVAWNTLVLALLAAAGTTFLGTLMALMAERGSKRGQGALRVLALLPIITPPFVVGLGLILLFGRAGIVNQLLENLFGIEPTRWFYGMPGVLVAQLFAFTPIAFMIMRGVVQGIAPSLEEAAQMLRADRRRTFFTITLPLLKPGLANAFLVGFIESIADFGNPVVVGGQFSVLSTDIFFAIVGAQYDQGRAASLAWVLTLFALGVFALQRGLLGKQNYTTVSGKGDAGIAMALPDGVRRTIYCIALPWIAFTAVVYLFAFAGGFVQTWGRDYTFTLNHFRSAFALEWGQFGLVWAGTAWNSLITTLKLAGISAPITAALGLLIAWLLARNEFKGQGVFEFGALLAFAIPGTVLGVSYILAFNVPPFELTGTGLIIVLCFMFRNLPVGVRAGTAAFKQLDRSLDEASLMLRASTSQTLFKVVLPLLKPALVAALVYSFVRAMTTVSAVIFLVTAENELATTYIIGRVGNGDYGIALAYCTVLMVLMSLAIALVQWVVGERKLGRRKAGAPVVAAPVVH; encoded by the coding sequence GTGGGCACTGTCGCCGCCGGCGCCGCGCCCGCCAATCCGGCCGCCGCTGCTTCGGCCCGGCGTTCGCAGCGCTGGATCTGGGCCTGGGTGGCCTTGGGCTTTGCGGCCTACCTTGTGCTGCCTTGGTATGCGATCCAGGACGCGACCTGGTACGAGGCCGTTCCGCAGGTGTTCGGCCAGGCCGAAGGCGCCAACGGACTGATGCAGGCGGCCACTCAAGGCCGCAACTGGCTCTTCATCGGGCTCGCGGGCCTGGCGATGTGCGCCATCGGCGCGTGGCTGCCGCCCGGCCGCTCGCAGGGGCGCTGGCTTCTGGCTGGTGGCGCCTTGGGTGCCATCGGCCTTGCGGTCGCGGGCTTCACCATTGGCGCGCGCGGCTGGAGCGTTGCGACGCTCAACGCGCAGTTCGGCGAGCTGGCGGTCAACCAGTTCGGCATCGGCGCGGGCGGATTCGTGGCGCTCACCGCGCTCACGCTGCTGGCCGCTTTCGGCATCGCGCGGCTGGGGCTTTTCAAGGGCGACCTGTTCGTGGCGGCGGCAGTCATAGGCTGCGGCGTGCTGATGGCGCTGTTCATTGCCTATCCGGTCAGCAAGGCGCTGGCCGGTGCATTCTTCAATGAAGAGGGGCAGTGGTCGATCACTGCGTTCATCGCGCGCGTGTTCACCGAGCGCATCTGGGGCCTGGGCTGCATTGCGGGCGGTGTGCGCTGCGGCGTCGCCTGGAACACGCTGGTGCTGGCCTTGCTCGCCGCCGCCGGCACCACGTTTCTCGGCACGCTGATGGCGTTGATGGCCGAGCGCGGCAGCAAGCGCGGGCAGGGCGCACTGCGCGTGCTGGCGCTGCTGCCGATCATCACGCCGCCTTTCGTGGTCGGGCTGGGGCTCATCCTGCTGTTCGGGCGCGCGGGCATCGTCAACCAGCTGCTCGAAAACCTGTTCGGCATTGAGCCGACGCGCTGGTTCTACGGCATGCCGGGCGTGCTGGTGGCGCAGCTCTTCGCCTTCACGCCCATCGCCTTCATGATCATGCGGGGTGTGGTGCAGGGCATTGCGCCCAGTCTGGAAGAGGCCGCGCAGATGCTGCGTGCCGACCGGCGGCGCACCTTCTTCACGATTACGCTGCCGCTGTTGAAGCCCGGGCTGGCCAACGCTTTCCTGGTCGGGTTCATCGAGAGCATTGCAGACTTCGGCAACCCGGTCGTCGTGGGCGGCCAGTTCTCGGTGCTGTCGACCGATATCTTCTTTGCCATTGTCGGCGCGCAGTACGACCAGGGCCGCGCGGCATCGCTCGCCTGGGTGCTCACGCTCTTCGCCCTCGGCGTGTTCGCGCTGCAGCGCGGCCTGCTCGGCAAGCAGAACTACACCACCGTGAGCGGCAAAGGCGATGCAGGCATTGCCATGGCGCTTCCCGACGGCGTGCGCCGCACCATCTACTGCATCGCACTGCCGTGGATTGCGTTCACCGCCGTGGTCTACCTGTTCGCCTTTGCGGGCGGCTTTGTGCAGACATGGGGCCGCGACTACACCTTCACGCTGAATCACTTCAGGAGTGCGTTCGCGCTTGAGTGGGGGCAGTTCGGACTGGTGTGGGCGGGTACGGCGTGGAATTCGCTGATCACCACGCTCAAGCTCGCGGGCATCTCGGCGCCGATCACCGCGGCGCTGGGCTTGCTGATTGCCTGGCTGCTGGCTCGCAACGAGTTCAAGGGCCAGGGCGTGTTCGAGTTCGGCGCGCTGCTGGCATTTGCCATTCCGGGCACGGTGCTCGGTGTGAGCTACATCCTGGCCTTCAACGTGCCGCCGTTCGAGCTCACGGGCACGGGGCTCATCATCGTGCTGTGCTTCATGTTCCGCAACTTGCCGGTGGGCGTGCGGGCCGGCACGGCAGCCTTCAAGCAGCTGGACCGCTCGCTCGACGAAGCCTCGCTGATGCTGCGCGCCTCCACTTCGCAGACGCTCTTCAAGGTGGTGCTGCCGCTGTTGAAACCCGCGCTGGTGGCCGCGCTGGTCTACAGCTTCGTGCGCGCCATGACCACCGTGAGCGCGGTGATCTTCCTGGTCACGGCGGAGAACGAACTTGCCACCACCTACATCATCGGCCGCGTGGGCAACGGCGACTACGGCATTGCGCTGGCCTACTGCACGGTGCTCATGGTGCTGATGTCGCTGGCCATCGCGCTGGTGCAGTGGGTGGTCGGGGAGCGCAAGCTGGGGCGCCGCAAGGCAGGCGCGCCGGTGGTGGCCGCGCCCGTGGTGCATTGA
- a CDS encoding ABC transporter ATP-binding protein, translated as MSNGIEFRNVTKRYGTDRNGPLAVKGISFEVPVGTLTTILGPSGCGKTTTLRMIAGLESPTSGSILMGGRDVTTLGPAERNVSMMFQSYALFPHMNVIENVGYGLRMSGVKKDETTVRARDALKGVGLVGFDERLPSELSGGQQQRVALARALVLEPAVLLFDEPLSNLDARLRREMREEIRALQQRLKLTVAYVTHDQSEALAVSDQIIVMDHGVIAQRGTPEQLYGRPESEFVAGFMGEAMVFPAVAQADGSVTFGPLRLQPRHAVAPGAVKVAVRPEAWNIGAAEAAQGLPATLRKAAYLGSFYEYGFDTPIGPVFVVSTDLSRPLAAGAQATLSLAAHGVSVVPGA; from the coding sequence ATGAGCAACGGCATCGAGTTCCGCAACGTCACCAAGCGCTATGGCACCGACAGGAACGGCCCGCTGGCGGTCAAGGGCATCAGCTTCGAGGTGCCGGTCGGCACGCTCACCACCATCCTCGGCCCTTCGGGCTGCGGCAAGACCACCACGCTGCGCATGATCGCGGGGCTCGAATCGCCGACATCGGGCTCGATCCTGATGGGCGGGCGCGACGTCACCACGCTCGGCCCGGCCGAGCGCAACGTGAGCATGATGTTCCAGAGTTACGCGCTCTTCCCGCACATGAACGTGATCGAGAACGTGGGCTATGGCTTGCGCATGAGCGGCGTGAAGAAGGACGAGACCACCGTTCGCGCGCGTGATGCGCTCAAGGGCGTGGGCCTGGTCGGCTTCGACGAGCGGCTGCCCAGCGAACTCTCGGGTGGCCAGCAACAGCGTGTGGCGCTGGCACGCGCCCTGGTGCTGGAGCCTGCGGTACTGCTGTTCGACGAACCGCTGTCCAATCTCGACGCCCGCCTGCGCCGCGAAATGCGCGAGGAGATTCGCGCGCTGCAGCAGCGCCTGAAGCTCACTGTGGCCTATGTGACGCACGACCAGAGCGAGGCGCTGGCCGTGAGCGACCAGATCATCGTGATGGACCACGGCGTGATCGCCCAGCGCGGCACGCCCGAGCAGCTCTACGGCCGGCCCGAAAGCGAGTTTGTGGCGGGCTTCATGGGCGAGGCGATGGTTTTTCCGGCCGTGGCGCAGGCTGATGGCAGCGTCACCTTCGGCCCGCTGCGCCTGCAGCCGCGCCATGCGGTCGCACCCGGCGCCGTGAAAGTCGCGGTGCGCCCCGAAGCCTGGAACATCGGCGCCGCCGAGGCGGCCCAGGGGTTGCCTGCCACATTGCGAAAGGCGGCCTACCTGGGCAGCTTCTACGAATACGGCTTCGACACCCCGATCGGACCCGTCTTCGTGGTGTCGACCGATCTTTCGCGCCCCCTGGCCGCGGGCGCACAGGCCACGCTGTCGCTGGCGGCGCACGGCGTGAGCGTGGTGCCCGGCGCATGA
- a CDS encoding HAD family hydrolase, with protein MNVVFDLGAVLLAWEPTRLVQTHLPEHAPTELAAAALGRALFHHDDWLCFDCGTRSLEDAIARMAQRLSLPAARLDEMLGTLGERLEPIAVTVELLEGLFARRDAGEALRLYYLSNMPAPYARAIERRHGFIRRFDGGVFSGDVKFIKPNREIYELLAVRHALDPQQTVFIDDSAANVEAARAFGWHAIHCTHPAALAAQLGRYLPSVSTTGR; from the coding sequence ATGAACGTGGTTTTCGATCTTGGCGCCGTGCTGCTGGCATGGGAGCCCACCCGGCTGGTGCAGACCCATCTTCCCGAACACGCTCCCACTGAGCTTGCCGCCGCGGCGCTCGGGCGGGCGCTGTTCCACCATGATGACTGGCTGTGCTTCGACTGCGGCACGCGTTCGCTCGAAGACGCCATTGCGCGCATGGCCCAGCGCCTGTCTCTTCCCGCCGCACGGCTCGACGAGATGCTCGGCACGCTGGGCGAGCGCCTGGAGCCAATTGCGGTCACAGTCGAGCTGCTCGAAGGGCTGTTCGCGCGCCGGGATGCCGGCGAGGCGCTGCGCCTTTACTACCTCTCGAACATGCCTGCGCCCTATGCGCGCGCCATCGAGCGCCGGCACGGCTTCATCCGGCGTTTCGATGGGGGAGTGTTCTCAGGCGACGTGAAGTTCATCAAGCCGAATCGCGAAATCTACGAGCTGCTGGCGGTGCGCCATGCGCTCGATCCCCAGCAGACGGTGTTCATCGACGATTCGGCCGCCAACGTGGAAGCGGCGCGCGCCTTCGGCTGGCACGCTATTCATTGCACCCACCCCGCCGCGCTGGCGGCGCAGCTCGGGCGTTACCTGCCGTCCGTCTCGACTACCGGGCGGTAA
- a CDS encoding lipocalin family protein has product MSFRHRSAASAAANRAPFDDRRTSSAIGTLATAFVVGGVATWLALGAGRTARAQLPGPADGAPLMRAPLQVVAPVDVQRYAGVWHEQARLPNRFQKQCAGPVTAEYTPQPDGTLQVINRCVRPDGNFDEAVGTARVVPVAGQPGAGRLEVRFAPSWLSWLPMVWGDYWILKLDRDYQVALVGTPDREYLWVLSRAPRLEDDALQAELDYAASLGFDTTKVVLTAR; this is encoded by the coding sequence ATGTCCTTCCGCCATCGCTCCGCAGCTTCCGCAGCAGCGAACCGCGCTCCTTTCGACGACCGCCGCACCAGTTCGGCCATCGGCACCCTGGCCACCGCCTTCGTCGTGGGCGGCGTGGCCACGTGGCTCGCCCTTGGCGCCGGCCGCACCGCGCGGGCGCAACTGCCCGGCCCCGCCGACGGCGCACCGCTCATGCGCGCGCCGTTGCAGGTTGTGGCGCCGGTCGATGTCCAGCGCTATGCCGGTGTCTGGCACGAACAGGCCCGCCTGCCGAACCGCTTCCAGAAGCAGTGCGCGGGCCCTGTGACCGCCGAGTACACACCCCAGCCGGACGGAACGCTGCAGGTCATCAACCGCTGCGTGCGGCCTGACGGCAACTTCGACGAGGCGGTGGGCACGGCGCGTGTGGTCCCGGTGGCGGGCCAGCCCGGCGCGGGCCGGCTCGAAGTGCGCTTTGCGCCTTCCTGGCTGAGCTGGCTGCCGATGGTGTGGGGCGACTACTGGATCCTGAAGCTCGACCGCGACTACCAGGTGGCGCTGGTGGGTACACCCGACCGCGAGTACCTCTGGGTTCTTTCGCGCGCCCCCCGGCTGGAAGACGACGCGTTGCAGGCCGAGCTGGACTACGCTGCCAGCCTGGGCTTCGACACGACCAAGGTGGTGCTTACCGCCCGGTAG
- the tal gene encoding transaldolase — MNQLDALRQWTTVVADTGDFKQLSISKPQDATTNPSLILKAVQKPEYRPLLDEAVKGHAGKPLDEVIDRLLVRFGAEILSIIPGRVSTEVDARLSFDTAATIARGERIVALYKAEGIDTEKRLLIKVASTWEGIQAARALEQKGIRTNLTLLFSFAQAVACAEAGVQLISPFVGRIYDWYKKSAGAKWDEAASAGANDPGVKSVREIYNYYKQHGIKTEVMGASFRNVGQIQALAGCDLLTISPELLAELAASNEPLEHALDAKKTAATASVEKLSYDEPSFRFALNEDAMATEKLAEGIRAFAADAVKLEKLMQESGK; from the coding sequence ATGAATCAACTCGATGCTCTCCGTCAATGGACCACCGTGGTTGCCGACACCGGCGACTTCAAGCAACTCAGCATTTCCAAGCCGCAGGACGCGACCACCAATCCGTCGCTCATCCTCAAGGCGGTGCAAAAGCCCGAGTACCGGCCGCTGCTCGACGAAGCCGTCAAGGGCCATGCGGGCAAGCCGCTGGACGAAGTGATCGACCGGCTGCTGGTGCGCTTCGGCGCCGAGATTCTTTCGATCATTCCGGGCCGAGTGTCGACCGAGGTCGACGCCCGCCTCTCGTTCGACACGGCCGCCACCATTGCGCGCGGCGAGCGCATCGTGGCGCTCTACAAGGCCGAAGGCATCGACACCGAGAAGCGCCTGCTGATCAAGGTGGCCTCCACGTGGGAAGGCATCCAGGCGGCGCGCGCGCTCGAGCAGAAGGGCATTCGCACCAACCTCACGCTGCTGTTCTCGTTTGCCCAGGCGGTGGCTTGCGCCGAGGCGGGCGTGCAGCTCATTTCGCCTTTTGTGGGCCGCATCTACGACTGGTACAAGAAGTCGGCCGGCGCCAAGTGGGACGAGGCGGCGAGCGCGGGAGCCAACGATCCGGGCGTCAAGTCGGTGCGCGAGATCTACAACTACTACAAGCAGCACGGCATCAAGACGGAGGTGATGGGTGCGAGCTTCCGCAATGTGGGGCAGATCCAGGCACTGGCCGGCTGCGACCTGCTGACCATCAGCCCCGAACTGCTGGCCGAACTGGCCGCCAGCAACGAGCCGCTCGAACACGCGCTCGACGCCAAGAAGACCGCCGCAACGGCCAGCGTGGAGAAGCTGAGCTACGACGAGCCGAGCTTCCGCTTCGCTTTGAACGAAGACGCCATGGCCACCGAGAAGCTCGCCGAGGGCATCCGCGCCTTTGCGGCCGACGCCGTGAAGCTGGAAAAGCTCATGCAGGAAAGCGGCAAGTAA
- the pgi gene encoding glucose-6-phosphate isomerase, which produces MAMTLRCDRAPAWAQLQSYFETAGRQFDVRHAFVDDAGRFERFSQEAPYVFADLSKNLIDARTEEMLLTLARECGLEAHRDAMFAGEHINNTEERAVLHTLLRAPANAAVGKTAAELREVHATLDAMLAYAEKVRGDHTITDVVNIGIGGSDLGPQMAVLALAEFTAPGKRFHFVSNVDGRELDGVLRDLAPEHTLFLIASKTFTTTETMTNALSAKRWYEQSGGTDIAGHFAALTTNVEAAKQFGIDTTFGFWDWVGGRYSLWSAIGLPIALAIGADGFRRLLAGAHAMDQHFRTAPLEQNLPVRLGLLDIWYRNFHKFTSRGIAPYHSALKRLPAYLQQLEMESNGKQVDASGKPLPNGLGTSPVLWGEPGTNGQHAYFQMLHQGTDVIPLEFVAVRDAAHTLEGHHAKLLANALAQAQALMVGKLDAGGHKNFPGNRPSTFFVFEKLTPESLGAFLAMYEHRVFTSGALWGINSFDQWGVELGKVLAKDIEPRLASGDIMGLDASTAGLLKRLGS; this is translated from the coding sequence ATGGCCATGACCCTTCGCTGCGACCGCGCGCCCGCTTGGGCGCAACTGCAAAGCTACTTCGAAACTGCGGGCCGCCAGTTCGACGTGCGCCACGCCTTCGTCGACGACGCGGGGCGCTTCGAGCGCTTCAGCCAGGAGGCGCCTTACGTCTTTGCCGACCTGTCGAAGAACCTGATCGACGCGCGCACCGAGGAAATGCTGCTCACGCTGGCCCGCGAATGCGGCCTGGAGGCGCATCGCGATGCAATGTTTGCCGGCGAGCACATCAACAACACCGAAGAGCGTGCGGTGCTGCACACGCTGCTGCGCGCGCCGGCCAATGCCGCGGTCGGCAAGACCGCGGCCGAGCTGCGCGAAGTGCACGCCACGCTCGACGCGATGCTGGCCTATGCCGAGAAGGTGCGCGGCGACCACACGATCACCGACGTGGTCAACATCGGCATTGGCGGCTCCGACCTCGGCCCGCAAATGGCGGTGCTGGCCCTGGCCGAATTCACCGCGCCGGGCAAGCGCTTTCATTTCGTTTCGAACGTCGACGGCCGCGAGCTCGACGGCGTGCTGCGCGACCTGGCACCCGAACACACGCTGTTCCTGATTGCATCCAAGACCTTCACCACCACCGAGACGATGACCAACGCGCTCTCGGCCAAGCGCTGGTACGAGCAGTCGGGCGGTACGGACATTGCCGGCCACTTTGCCGCACTCACCACCAACGTGGAAGCCGCGAAGCAATTCGGCATCGACACGACCTTCGGCTTCTGGGACTGGGTGGGCGGCCGCTATTCACTCTGGTCGGCCATCGGCCTGCCGATTGCGCTGGCAATCGGGGCCGACGGTTTCCGCCGGTTGCTGGCGGGCGCGCATGCGATGGACCAGCACTTCCGCACCGCGCCGCTCGAACAAAATTTGCCGGTGCGCCTCGGCCTGCTCGACATCTGGTACCGCAACTTCCACAAGTTCACGAGCCGCGGCATCGCGCCGTATCACAGCGCCTTGAAGCGCCTGCCGGCCTACTTGCAGCAGCTCGAGATGGAAAGCAACGGCAAGCAGGTGGACGCAAGCGGCAAGCCGCTGCCGAATGGCTTGGGCACGTCGCCCGTGCTCTGGGGCGAGCCCGGCACCAACGGCCAGCATGCCTACTTCCAGATGCTGCATCAAGGCACGGACGTGATTCCGCTCGAATTCGTGGCGGTGCGCGACGCAGCGCACACGCTCGAAGGCCACCACGCCAAGCTGCTGGCCAATGCGCTCGCACAGGCACAGGCATTGATGGTCGGCAAGCTCGATGCCGGCGGCCACAAGAACTTTCCGGGCAACCGGCCGAGTACTTTCTTCGTGTTCGAGAAACTCACGCCCGAGTCACTCGGCGCCTTTCTCGCAATGTACGAGCACCGCGTGTTCACCAGCGGTGCGCTGTGGGGCATCAACAGCTTTGATCAGTGGGGCGTGGAACTCGGCAAGGTGCTCGCGAAGGACATCGAGCCGCGTCTTGCTTCGGGCGACATCATGGGGCTCGATGCTTCTACGGCCGGGTTGCTGAAGCGTCTGGGTTCCTGA
- a CDS encoding 4-hydroxythreonine-4-phosphate dehydrogenase PdxA has translation MPTPSKTPSVISAKPRIAVLLGDPSGIGPEMAVKLLARQRNLDAARVLLIADPVVLAAGERVAGVKLDPLQVDRLDDLRFEDGRPTLLLRDWMEGREPVLGESNEASGRASFEALELATAAVRRGQADGILFAPLNKHSLRLGGLVHEDELRYMQERFAVKGFVCEFNLTGSLWTSRVTSHIPLKDVAAHITMEGVSDAVKIIASALRRAGVAQPRIAVTGLNPHAGDGGSIGMEEIEIIAPAIEQLRAEGFDARGPFSPDTVFIGARRGDVDAVVSMYHDQGQIAMKLMGFEQGVTLHGGLPVPVATSASGSAFDIAGKGVAQIEGLQQAFDLCVRMASGAPVRASAEAATV, from the coding sequence ATGCCCACCCCATCGAAGACCCCGAGCGTGATCTCCGCCAAGCCCCGCATCGCCGTGCTGCTCGGCGACCCGAGCGGCATCGGCCCCGAGATGGCCGTGAAGCTGCTCGCGCGCCAGCGCAACTTGGACGCCGCGCGCGTGCTGCTGATTGCCGACCCGGTGGTGCTGGCCGCGGGCGAGCGCGTGGCGGGCGTGAAGCTCGACCCGCTGCAGGTCGACCGGTTGGACGACCTGCGCTTCGAGGACGGCCGCCCCACACTGCTGCTGCGCGACTGGATGGAGGGGCGGGAGCCGGTGCTCGGCGAATCGAACGAGGCCTCGGGCCGCGCATCTTTCGAAGCACTGGAACTCGCCACCGCGGCGGTGCGGCGCGGCCAAGCCGACGGCATTCTCTTTGCGCCGCTCAACAAGCACTCGCTTCGCCTGGGCGGCCTGGTGCATGAAGACGAGCTGCGCTACATGCAGGAGCGCTTTGCCGTGAAGGGCTTCGTCTGCGAGTTCAACCTCACGGGTTCGCTATGGACCTCGCGCGTGACCTCGCACATTCCGCTGAAGGACGTGGCGGCCCACATCACGATGGAAGGCGTGAGCGACGCGGTGAAGATCATTGCATCGGCGCTGCGCCGCGCGGGTGTGGCACAACCGCGTATTGCGGTGACGGGGCTCAATCCGCATGCGGGGGACGGCGGCTCCATCGGCATGGAAGAAATCGAGATCATCGCGCCGGCCATCGAACAGCTGCGCGCAGAGGGCTTCGACGCCCGCGGTCCGTTCTCGCCCGACACGGTGTTCATCGGTGCACGCCGGGGCGATGTGGATGCGGTGGTGTCGATGTATCACGACCAGGGCCAGATCGCGATGAAGCTCATGGGCTTCGAGCAGGGTGTAACGCTGCACGGCGGCCTGCCGGTGCCGGTGGCCACCTCGGCAAGCGGCAGCGCTTTCGACATTGCGGGCAAGGGCGTCGCGCAGATTGAAGGGCTGCAGCAGGCCTTCGACTTGTGCGTGCGAATGGCCAGTGGTGCGCCCGTGCGGGCGTCTGCTGAGGCGGCTACGGTTTGA